The genomic region GCGCTCGCACAGGTGCCGCAGGCGCAAGGCAAGCCGTGGCGTGCCGTGAACAACGTGGGGGAGGCGCTCGACGACGTCGTCTCCGGGCGCAGCGTCGCGGCCATGATCGCGATCGAGAACTCGATCGAGGGCGGAGTCTCCGCGACGCAGGATGCGCTCGCGACCATGCCAGGGCTGCGCATCATCGGCGAATATCTCGTGCCCGTCGGGTTCGTGCTCGTGGCCAGGCCGGGGGTCGCGCTCGCCGATGTCAAGACCGTGACGGCGCATCCCGTGGCCTATGCGCAGTGCAAGGCGTGGCTCGGCGAGCATCTGCCTGCGCACGACTACGTGCCCGCGTCGAGCAACGTCACGGCGGCGACCTCGCTGCTGGAGACGGATGCCTCGGGCCGGCCGGCCGCCCTGGCCGACGCCGCGATCGCGCCGCCCACGATCGTCGCCCACCACGACGTGGTCGTGCTCGCCGAGAACATCATCGACAACCCGAACGCGGTCACGCGGTTCGCGCTCGTGAGCCGCACCACGGACATCCCGAAGCCGACCGGCGCCGACAAGACGACGCTGATCGTCGAGCTGCCGTCCGACCGCTC from Humibacter ginsenosidimutans harbors:
- the pheA gene encoding prephenate dehydratase, encoding MSDARTQNPGDPVGDDHAETYSFLGPAGTFTEAALAQVPQAQGKPWRAVNNVGEALDDVVSGRSVAAMIAIENSIEGGVSATQDALATMPGLRIIGEYLVPVGFVLVARPGVALADVKTVTAHPVAYAQCKAWLGEHLPAHDYVPASSNVTAATSLLETDASGRPAALADAAIAPPTIVAHHDVVVLAENIIDNPNAVTRFALVSRTTDIPKPTGADKTTLIVELPSDRSGTLVEMLEQFSTRGVNLSLIESRPIGDEFGRYRFVIDADGHVTDERVADALLGLFRFSPHINFLGSYPRADHQPVEYDHRYDDDVFIEARDWLRGLIGGEPQG